Proteins encoded within one genomic window of Fusarium musae strain F31 chromosome 4, whole genome shotgun sequence:
- a CDS encoding hypothetical protein (BUSCO:EOG09264DY4~EggNog:ENOG41), producing MASQQNSDYELLTEHFGYPPVSLLDDIINTVNVLADRALDSVERLLLSIPPQSLGFSNKHASKDGTPALPPDEAAKLEIEHGTHQLETLLNASIDKNFDLFELYTMRNILTVRPDDQPYMRLAHYEGLDFSGSEGSDRPTTESVTALRRRLHASQRLHTALESERARNDALLGKLRSVLGVVPGNVKAEEGQAQAPDGSAFGFLRDKASLEAAGADKPIATTTEFTLSQLQALRALSTSLRTLLPDLGPTDADTSMEDASSSSRTWRRERVEYVEGASRKYLESARGLELGDQGEVRDGEWQGEGRKITRSDVEGLEQVAAMLGQKSTTADKASGDGDPMDQS from the exons ATGGCATCGCAACAAAACTCAGACTATGAACTCTTAACAGAGCATTTTGGGTACCCTCCAGTT TCCCTCCtcgacgacatcatcaacactgtCAATGTCCTCGCCGACCGTGCCCTCGATTCAGTCGAacgtcttcttctctccattCCTCCGCAATCATTAGGCTTCTCCAACAAACATGCCTCGAAAGACGGAACGCCAGCTCTACCGCCCGACGAGGCAGCCAAGCTAGAGATTGAACATGGCACACACCAGCTCGAGACTCTTCTCAACGCGTCCATCGACAAGAACTTTGATTTATTCGAGCTATACACGATGCGCAATATCCTAACTGTGCGACCAGATGATCAACCGTACATGCGTCTGGCGCACTACGAGGGCTTGGATTTCTCTGGGTCAGAAGGTTCGGATCGGCCAACGACAGAGTCTGTGACTGCGCTGCGAAGGAGGCTACATGCTAGCCAGCGACTGCACACAGCACTCGAGTCTGAGAGAGCCCGAAACGATGCGCTGCTTGGTAAATTGAGGTCTGTGCTGGGTGTTGTGCCTGGCAATGTAAAAGCAGAAGAGGGACAGGCTCAAGCACCAGACGGTTCAGCCTTTGGATTCCTGCGCGACAAAGCAAGTCTTGAGGCCGCTGGAGCCGATAAACCCATCGCGACGACAACCGAATTCACCCTCTCACAATTACAAGCCCTCCGCGCACTATCAACATCACTACGCACATTGCTTCCAGACCTTGGACCGACAGACGCAGACACCTCAATGGAGGATGCCTCGAGTAGCTCACGTACATGGAGACGCGAGCGTGTGGAATACGTCGAGGGTGCTTCGCGGAAATATCTCGAGTCAGCTAGAGGTCTGGAGCTGGGAGATCAGGGCGAGGTACGTGATGGTGAGTGGCAGGGAGAAGGACGCAAAATCACAAGAAGCGATGTTGAGGGGTTGGAGCAAGTGGCTGCTATGCTCGGGCAGAAGTCAACGACGGCAGACAAAGCTTCTGGTGATGGAGACCCGATGGATCAGTCATAA